The DNA sequence AGCAGTGCGTTCGAGTAGTCGATGCCGATTTCCTCAAGCACACTGTTAACGGTTTTGATGTGATGCTCCACTTCCGGATTGCTGCTGTCAACCACATGCAACAGCAGGTCTGCCTGCCGTGCTTCTTCCAGAGTTGACTTGAATGAGGCCACCAGATGGTGAGGCAGGTTGCGGACGAATCCAACCGTGTCACTCAGCAGGATCTCTCCCCAGTGCGGAAGCTCCCAGCGTCGCGTACGGGTATCCAGCGTGGCGAACAGCTGGTCCGCGATGTAGACGTCCGCGCCGGTGAGTGCATTCATCAGCGTACTTTTTCCCGCGTTGGTATATCCAACCAGCGAGACCGTGAGTTGCTGGAATCGATTGGAAACAGTGCGCTCGCGACGCTTTTCAACTTCGGACAGTTTACGCTTCAATTCAGCGACGCGTTTATCCAGCAGTCGACGGTCTGTTTCCAGCTGCTTTTCACCAGGACCACGGCCAGCACCCACACCCCCTTCGATACGCTCAAGGTGGGTCCACAAGCGTTTCAGACGGGGACGGAAATAGAGCAGCTGCGCCAGCTCGACTTGCAGTTTCGCCTCATAGGTTTTGGCGTGGGTCGCGAAAATATCGAGGATCAATTCGCTACGGTCCACGATGATCGTACCGGTCTCTTCTTCAATATTCCGTCCCTGGGAAGGGGACAGATTGTTATCGAAGATGATCAACTCGGCATCAACGGGTTTGACCATTGATTTCAGCTCGGCCAGTTTTCCTTTACCGAGGCAGGTTGCCGGATGAGGATTTTCGCGGCTCTGTACCAGGGTGCCTACAACCTTCACACCCGCCGTTTCGACCAGCCCCTTTAATTCATCCAGGGCCTGTTCTTTATTGATATGATTCGAAGGCGAGATAACCGAAACCAGGATGGCTCGTTTCGCTTTGACTTGTAGTTCTTCTCGTTTAGGATCCGCCAAGGAGTTTCCACTTTCTATATTCGTTGAGGATGGAGCGTTCATTTGGGGTTGGGCTTTCTCAGCTTTGGATTTCTCCAGAGTTGAAAGCCTCCCCTCTCCTACTCTCTATTTTAACAGGTTGCCCATGAGAGAATAGGCTCATTGTGACGGACTGACACCATTTCTGGATTCCATGTTCAGAAAGTCGTTGACTTTTCCTGGCACTTTTCTAGCTGCAAACAGATCAATAAACGCTTGTGTGAATGTTCAGTATGGCTTTTTCATGAGCACGACATCCAGAGCATCCGCGCGGGTACACTGTTCCCAGTATTGTTTGAAATCCAGATACTGCTCCTCACGGACGATGCCTCCCAAATGGTCTACCTGGCGGTGGCAGATGAGGTGAGAATCTTCCTCATAGATGGAGGTTTCGTAGCGGCCCCATTCGCATTCAAATCGTTGTTCATAAGGCAGTCCATAACCATGATAACCAGGGGGGAGTTCGATCCTGTGCTGGTCGGAGAAGCGAATTGGCCAGGGGGCTTGCAGAGCCGAGTTGCGTTTCTGCACGTTGACGAGAGCCACCGTATGCATCGCCCCGATCCAGGGAACCCGGAACAGAATGATGTCTTCAATTTTGCGCGCCCACTGATCGAGTGTCATTTTGCAGGAGTAGGTGACAGGTTGCGAGAGATCTGTCAGGTTGTGAAACAGAGGAGCATCGATGCGGGCTCCCGTCAGAGAAGACGCAAGTTCCCGTTCCAGAGTCAGGCTCTGGTATTCTTCGTTGCGGTTGATGTAGCGAAGACGAAATTCCATGGCGGTGTCACCTGTCGTTGAGACATTGGTGCCGAACTCATAGCTGCAGTCTTCGGACAGTTTCCCCTCGCATTGCCGATGTACCTGATGAGATTCGGGACCGCCGCAGGGAATGGTGGCCAGTTCTCCCGCTGGAAGATTCAACAACAGTGCCTGCATGCCCTGGTCATTATAAGGCAGATCTTTGAAAGTCATCGGGCCGCCTGCCGGATCGAGCCAGAGCCTGACTCCCTGCTCATCGGTAACGCAGACAATCGCATGATCGAAGCGAGCTCCAGGCAGAAAGGGGATTGTTCCATTCGCGCGCGTCAGCAGAACTGCGACTTCGGCTTCAATTCCCTGGTGCCTGAGCAGGGAGACGAGTAACGACGATTTGTCTTTGCAGTCTCCGCGCATATCCTCCAGCATCGAACCGACCTCCCTGGTTTTTTCCAAAGCCAGTTCGTTGGGATGTCTGCCATAACGGACATCGTCAGAGGCATACTTATAAAGGGAGTAAATTTTATCCTCAGTAGAATCTGATTCACGCGTCAGATCCTCCGATAGTTTTTGAATCTGTACCGGGATTTTAGATGGCGGCTCGAGGTCCTGCCGATAGAACTTCGCGATCGGTTCCCAGTTGGTCAGTGTGGTAAAGTCGACCCAGGGTATGACGTCTCGCGGGTGAGGCGTGGCGTCGTCAGTTTCATATCCAGGCAACGCCTGCAGATCCCATTGATAGACTTGATAGGTTCCCTGTTTCCAAGAGCTTGGGTCCTGGTCGGTCTGATGTAATTCATACTGCAGCTCAAAGGGTTCCGCGACGGCAATCGTGCAGCGCAGTCTTTGACAGGGAATCGAATACCGCAGGTACTCCTGGCCCCACATGCAGGCTGAGATCCGGTCTGGGGTGAAGAAGTCCTGTTGCTCTTCCAACTCGACAGTCACTCCGGGACGCAGAGGATAAAATTGAACGGCGATCTGTCCGTACGGTTGAACCACCTTGCGGGCTTTTCTCTGACTGCCATCGGGCAGGTATACTTTCGCGGTCTGAATTTTATGCAGCGCTGTCTGGCGATCATAAAAACGAAAGACTTCGTCCCATTGAGACAACGATTCGTTGGCGTGCAGGCTGGCGATGTGATGCGCTCTGCGGGTGATGGTTCCATCACGATGTAGAACGGCGACCAGGTCTGAGAGTAAGATGACCTCACCCCAGTGTTGGAGTTCGCCATCAATGGCTGAATCAGGAATGACATCCGCATACGAAATACGGGGAGCAAATGGCAGGACGTTGCGCGCCAGTTTAAACCGGGTCCGCCATAATTTGCGCCTGGGTTTGACAGAGGTCACGTTGGGGGAGCTGTTCAATGCCGGCTTGCTTTCAGACTGCAGAGTTGGGGCAAACGTTCTGGCTAACTATTGTAACGTTAACTGCAGGCAGTGAAACAGCATATGTGACGCAAATGTGTACAAATGAATATTTTGTTTGTGGGAATGAATCCAGGCGAGATTCTGTTGAGAAAGAGGCGAGAAATACTCGGGGGGGAAATAGAAGAAGCGATCGAAATAACCGATCGCTTCTTACTCGTTATGGCTTGTTGTTTCCAGCAGCTAAGTGCAGAAGAATTACTTCTTCTTTTTAGCGGCTTTTTTCTTTGGAGCAGCTTTCTTAACTGCTTTTTTCTTTGCAGCTGCCTTTTTCTTTGGGGCGGCTTTCTTTTTAGCAGCAGCTTTTTTCTTTGGAGCAGCTTTCTTCTTAGGAGCAGCTTTCTTCACTGCTTTCTTTTTAGGGGCTGCTTTTTTCTTTGGTGCAGCTTTCTTTACTGCTTTCTTAGGTGCTGCTTTCTTTGCCTTTTTCTTTGCCACCGCAAATCCTCCTTTGAGAGTTAAACGAGGGCTGCCTTGCCGCTGGCTCCGGGCTATAAGTCGGCAAAGGTCTGCCACAACGAATAAGAAGTGAGTCTGTCAACCTTGACAAACTCCGATGTTCATCCCCTTGATTGGTGTGTGTAAATTCAATCAAAACACATTTTTAATTGACACTCATTACACGCTAAGGACTTACATCTAATTATTGGGCATCATCGTAAATATTTCGTAAAATTCTGCAAGCCAATTCTGATATGAAAAGCCTTTTTCCAGCTTGTTGTAAACTGCGGTGAGCTTAGCGTTTAAAAACGAATCGCTGAAAAATAGAAACGGGATGAGTCGTGTTTTACAAGCTTGATAAAAAACAAGAGATCGATTTCGCTCTATTATTATAGGCTGAAACCGATCTCTTCTGTTTTTTGTTTCTCAGTTGACATGCTTAAACTGCATGTTTATGGAGTCTCGTTTGTCAGGCAAAACAACGCAAAAAAAGGGCCGGAAATATTTTCACGTTTTCAAAAAAATTTTTGCCCGATCGCTTGTTTTGAGTCTCTCAGACGCTTTCCCAGACCTCTTTCATGTAACGAAAACTTTCGCGCGCGATGTGTTCGCTGCCCGGTTTGTAGTCGAACACTTCAACTGAAATCCATCCTGAGTACTTCGTTTCTTTCAGCGCTTTGAAAATCGGATGGTAGTCGGTCTCTCCCATTCCAGGTCCGAGCAGGTTGGTGTCATTCACATGGAAGTGACCCGTCCGCGAAGCGTACTTGTGAATCAGTTCCGGAATGGATTCTGTTTCAGCGCCGGCCATGGCTTTGACATCCTGATGCAGAACAAAGTTGTCCGCGCCGACCATGTCGATTAACTCGATGGCTTCCGCGCAGGTATTCACGAAATCCGTTTCTTTGGTCGTCAGCGGTTCCATGCAGATGCGAACTCCGCGCTCGCCGATCGCCGGCAGACAGTTGCGGAAAACTTCCGCTGCATTTTGATAAGCCTGTTCGCGCGACATGCCTTCTTCGATGTTGCGCTGGAATGGAGAACCAAAGACCATCAGGTCTCCGCCCAGATCGGCACAAAGGTTCCCTAACTCAACCAGGTAAGCGGCAGTATTTTTGCGAACTTCGGAGTCAGCAGTGGTCAGATGCAGACCTTCAGTTTTTGCTAGAAGCCAGTGCAGTCCAAAGATTTGGAGCCCGCGGTCCTCAGCTGTTTTTTTGAGGGAGGCCCGCTCTTCTTGAGTAATTTTTGATGGATGATCGGCAAAAGCAAAAGGTGCCAGCTCGATGCCCGTATAACCAATCTCCGCGATCAGATCGCATTGTTTTTCCCACTCCCAGTCGACAAACATTTCCTGACAAATGGCAAACTTCATGTAAATCTCTCACTTTATCTGTTGAACTAATGATGAAACGACGCGTCCGGTCTGTTGAGGATAACAGGCTGTCTCGCATTCATCGAGTCTATAAAGACTGTCTTCGATCACTTTTAAAGATTGTCAGGAGAAGATTTAGGTCATTTTTCTCACCAGGGATCTTCGCCTTAGAGTCACTGAAGGGATGTAACGTATCGTGACGGGTATCGATTGTAGTGATCGAATGGTTTATCGTGACTCAGTAGAAGAGGTTGTGCAGTAAGTTGCGGAGAAGTGGAGGTCTCAGTGAAGGGGGGCTGTTTCAGTTGACGAAGTAGATTCTAACTGTTTCCAGATTTCAATTTTGTTTGCTGAAATTACAAATAGAGGAATAGACCAATGAAACACGCAACCTGGATTCCCCTTCTGGCGGCCGCTTTGATTATGGTCTGCTTTGGGGAGCAAGCCCAGGCAGGTTACCTGGGAGCAGGCAGATATAAGTGTTGTCCTACAGAAGCATGTACTTCTTGTGGTGATTACTGTGCTGCCAAAGAGTGCTCAAGTACCTGCTACAAAACCGTCACTGAAACCGTTTGGGAAAAGCAGAACTATACCTGTCAGAAGACAGTCTACGATACGATCTGCGAAAAAGTTCCCGTTCAATACACTAAGAATGTTTACAAGACCTGCTACCGTGATGAATGCTACACGGTCTGCAAGCCGGTCTACAACACCTGTTACCGGGATGTCTGCTATAAAGTCTGCCGTCCCGTTTACAAGACCTGCTATCGCACTGTGACCTGCAAACGCCGCCGCCCGGTATACAATACCTGCTACCGGGACGTCTGCTACACAGTCTGCAAGCCGGTTTACAACACCTGTTACCGGGATGTCTGCTACACCGTCAGACGTCCGATCTGCGAGACTCACTACCGTGAAGTCTGCAGCACGATCTACAAAACCAATTACAAGACCTGCTACCGCGATGTCTGTCGCACTGTTTGCAAGCCTGTCCACACCTGGCACGATGTTGAAGTCTGCTGTGGTGAATGGAAGACGGTTACCGAACACTGCCCCGGTCCGGTTGTAGAAAAATGTGTCTGTGAACCAGGAACCTGGGAATATGACTGCAGCTCATGCTGCCCTGTCTACAAACCCGGTTGCTGCAAAACAGTGAAAGTACAGTGCCCCGGCACTACCATCTGCCGACGCATCTGGTGCCCCAAGACGGTCACCAAGAAAGTCTGCTGCACAACTTACAAACGCGAATGTGTAACCGAGCGGGTTCCTTACACCGTATGTGAGCGAGTTCCCTGCTGCGTTACCCGTAAGGTACCTTACACCTGCGTGCGTTACGAGTGCGAAACACGGACCAAGAAGGTTCCTTACACAACCTGCGAAATGGTACGTGAATGCCGGACACGCAAAGTGCCTTACACCACCTGCTGCTGGAAGGAAGAATGCGTAACGAAACAGGTTCCTTACACCACTTGCACCATGGTTGAAGAGTGTCGGACCCGCAAGGTTCCTTACACAACCTGCACCTATGAGCAAAAAACCTGTACTCGCAAAGTTCCTTACACAACCTGTGAGCAGGTCTGCTGCACACGGTATGTTACCCGAACCAAATGTGTTCCGCGTACTGTCTGTGTAACCAAGACACGTTGTGTACCGCGACAGGTCTGTCGTAAAGTGCCCGTCTGCTGCCCGCAGCCAACCTGTACGGCTCCGGCACCCAAGACCTGCACTGCACCAGAGCCGAAGACTTGTAGCAACTAGTAAACGAGACGCCAGAAGAATTTTCAGCAACTGAAAATGGAAACTGCGAGAGGGCGGTTGATCTCAGATCAGCCGCCCTTTTTTTGATTGTTGAACTGGAATCAGTCCTTTGCAGAGAGTGAAGATGAAGGAGTATCTGTTTTATCAGATGTCACTCCCTGGCTGCCGATGATAATTCCCGCCACAATCAGCGTGAGTCCCAGAGTTTTGGCCAGCGTAACCGGTTCATTGAAAAAAAAGGCACTGAGGAACATGACCAGAACAAATGCCAGGCTCATAAACGGATAGGCGTAGCTTAATTGAAATTTCGTCATCGCCGCCATCCAGAATAAGGATGCGATAAAAGCAGCGATGAAACCACTCAAAATATATCCGTCAAGTAAAAGTCGAAACAGAAACTGGATTCGGTCCGAGAGACTGTCTGGTAATTCACCGTATCTGCTGATCCGCCACTTGAGGATGAGCTGGCCGTATACGGTAAAAAAAATCGTTCCTAGAATAAAGAAATGATTCATAGATCTGGTTTCATCTTTGGGGGTTAACTTGCTACTTCATTTCAACTCGAATCAGTTCTGGCAATACTTCTGTTCTGGTCAACATTTCCTGAAGCGATTCGAATTGCAAAAAAACAATTCCCTGTTTTTGAACCAGAAACTGATCGATTTGTTGGCCACGTTCCCACCAGAGCATCTGGTCGATAATCTGCTCTCGAATTTCAGGGGCATAGATCACATCATCAATCAAACCGTTGCGGGATGGCATGATACAGTGACGGGTAAAATAACCTGTAGGTTCTTTCTGGTTTATTCCTCCACAATCCAGTCCGGTTGCCGCGCGAATAATGAATTCAGGATAGTTAATTCCCGTCGCATGCTGAACAAACTGAATATATAAATCCCCAGGTGCCCTCCGGCAGATTTCAATGATGACGGGTTCGCCCTGGTGGAGGATATACTGAATGTGAAATATTCCCGTTTTCAAATTGAGCAGGCTGGCAATGTGCTCGGCCTGTTGACAGAGAGTTGCTGCCGTTGTTGCAGGGACAATGGCTGGCGTCGAAGCAGCCGAGACCAGATACGGATTCTGAAAATAGTGTTCGTTATCCTGAAAGCAGAACACAACCCGACCGTCGCGCAGAAAACTGGAAAAACCATGTCGACTTCCTTCCACAAATTCCTCGATCACGATCCGTTTGGCACGTGAGATCTGGAATGCCTGTTCCAGGACAGTTCTGGCATCATCGATTCGTTCGAGCTTGGTGATACCTTTTCCCCCGGTGAGATCAACGGGTTTAATCATTACCGGAAACAGAAACAAATCCAACTGATCCAATGCTTGCTGGACGGATTCGAAACCGGCCGCCCGCGGAGTGGGTATCTGATTTTCCTGTGCGAATTCACGATAGCGGTCTTTATGATGAATCAAAACTGCAGTTTCATAAGGATCATGACCTGGTAACTGCATTTGTTCGGCAATGTAGGCTGCAGTCAGAGCAGAAAAATCGTTGCAGGAAGCGCAGATCGCATCGATTTCCAGCGAGCGTGCCAGTTGTAACATGGCGTTCTTATTGGAAAAGTCCTCCAGATGGATTTCATCAGCATGGCGATGTCCCAGGTCATCTGCACGGTTACCGCTGGTGATGACATGAAATCCCAGTCTTTTAGCTGCCAGGATCAGTGGGATCTCTGCATATCCACCTCCGGCTATTAACAGTCGTTTTTTAACGGGCATCTCAATTCCCCGCAGGAATAAAAAACATGACGGTTTCAGTGACTCCTTCGGTGTAATGCCTCAGGTAGAGATCATAATCATCTCGGATCGAGAATACCGTTTCAGGGATTTTCCAGAAGTCGTCAGCACGATGGTAAACACAGATTGCCAGTTTCGGATGATGCTCAAGAATTGTATGTCGTGCCCCTCGAAGAGCCTCAATTTCAGCACCCTCAATATCCATTTTGATGAAGGAACCGGGCCCCTTTATGACGTCGTCCAGACGTTCTACCTGAATCTGCAACTCTCCCTGATCGCTCACACGGGAAGAGGATCCATCAGCAGAAAATCGCAAGGTCTGGCTGTGATCAGATAACCCACAGTCATGAAAAACAATACGCGGGTAGTCAGCCAGATTCTTCCGAACGACCTTTAGATTCCCAGGTTCAGGTTCAAAAATATGAATGCCGGCATATTCAGGACAGCGTTTAATAAATTCCAGACTGGTCAAGCCGTCGAAACAGCCGACGTCAAGAAAGACTTCCCCCTGATTTTTCAGATTGAGAAAGTCTTCAAAGTATTGCTGGTGCTGTCGATCTTCAAATCCATCCATGTATGATAGATCGCCGGACAGACGGAAATTGATCAGGTTTTCGTATATCGTTCTAGATTGCTGATCTTTTAGACAACAATAAACCTCCTCATATTTTTCCTGATGTCGCGAATAATCTGTGATGAATTCATCCCAGAACAACACTGGCTCCAAGGTAAGGCCCGAGTATCTGCGAAATGCAAAGTAATCAATATGGCGGATGTTTCGTTCCGATAATTTTAGAGCGACCGTCAATGGCAAAATTCCCACGACTGTCGAAACAACAATTCCGTTATCTGGTACTTCATCTAACGAGAGTACAGGTTTCCCGAGAAATTCACTCTCGTGACAATACTCATCAATAAATCCAGCAACATTGAGATGACGACTGATACTTTGTGCCCACTGATTACGCCCCAATAGATATCGCGGGGATTTACCCTCCAGGAAATCAGTGCAGAATGCAATTTTTTCGGGATCATCCGGATAACTGTCGAGCCTTAGTTCAATACTCATGGCACTCATTATTTCTCTGGAACGATGACAGAGACCCATTGATTTGATTCTGACGACCGAGACATCGCGTCAAACATGACCAACCCCTCCAGTGCATGTCCGGTTTCAAACACGTATTCCATATTCTGCTGGGTCCCAGTCTGTTGAAACTGTTGCAGACTGTCCGCGATATCCCAATAAAGATTTCCGAATGCTTCAAGAAAACCGGCTGGATGACCTGACTTGAAGCGGTTATACCGGGCCAGATGCGCTATTCCTGTATCAACACTTGCCCGATCCAGAATGGTTTTGTGCCCCTTATGGTCATGGCAGATTAAATACTCCGGCTCCATCTGCAGCCATTCAGCCGCGCCCCGTTCCCCAAATACACGAACACGCAACCCGTTGCGATAGCCCAGTGCACATTTACTGTACCAGATGTTACACGTGAGTCCCCCCGTGTATTCGGCAACGCAAAGCAAATTATCTATGACCTGGCTGAACCGTCCCTGACTACTCTGGAGTGCCACCAGTTTCTGTGGGTTCTTTCCTGAAAGGAAGTCGATGATATTGTGGACATGGCCACCCAGGTCCAGAGAAAGGGTGGGAAGTTCGGCATCATGCAGGCGCCATTCCTGGGGGACCATAGGCTCTCCATCTCGGTTCAGCCGTGCATAACCCTCCTGAGGCATTTCAATATGAATCTGCTGAATGGCCCCTAACAGGCCTTCATCGATCTGATATTTGAGCTCCCGTAGCATCGGATAGCCCGTATAATTGTAGGTCACTGCCAGGAAGTTGCCATGCTGCTGTTGAGCCTGACGTATCACTAACGCGTCTTCAATGTTGCTGGCGAGAGACTTTTCACAGATCACAGCGTATCCTCCGCGAAACGCCTGAACGACCGGTTCGACATGGTCTGGAGTGGGAGTCAGAACCACAATTGCATCCAGTCGTCCTTGTTCCTGTTCCAGCAATTCAGCAAAAGTCGCATAGTTCCGTTCTGGGGAAACGCCCCACCGTTCGGCGGTTTGACGATTGATTTCGGGATTTCTGCTGAAACAGCCTGCTTTCACTCGAAAACGATCATCCATCTGTGCGGCAAT is a window from the Gimesia benthica genome containing:
- the hflX gene encoding GTPase HflX, with the translated sequence MADPKREELQVKAKRAILVSVISPSNHINKEQALDELKGLVETAGVKVVGTLVQSRENPHPATCLGKGKLAELKSMVKPVDAELIIFDNNLSPSQGRNIEEETGTIIVDRSELILDIFATHAKTYEAKLQVELAQLLYFRPRLKRLWTHLERIEGGVGAGRGPGEKQLETDRRLLDKRVAELKRKLSEVEKRRERTVSNRFQQLTVSLVGYTNAGKSTLMNALTGADVYIADQLFATLDTRTRRWELPHWGEILLSDTVGFVRNLPHHLVASFKSTLEEARQADLLLHVVDSSNPEVEHHIKTVNSVLEEIGIDYSNALLVFNKSDKVEDRSKLDVLRLKYENAITVSAVSGEGLDRLSQAVIDRLASGYVIVEIETPVGNGKLLSQLEEHSLILSREYSSDDTRVTYRARIARRFLPVLKSSEDTEIRIHDEGDQGSPNQLQHEESIHEV
- a CDS encoding transglutaminase-like domain-containing protein, with translation MNSSPNVTSVKPRRKLWRTRFKLARNVLPFAPRISYADVIPDSAIDGELQHWGEVILLSDLVAVLHRDGTITRRAHHIASLHANESLSQWDEVFRFYDRQTALHKIQTAKVYLPDGSQRKARKVVQPYGQIAVQFYPLRPGVTVELEEQQDFFTPDRISACMWGQEYLRYSIPCQRLRCTIAVAEPFELQYELHQTDQDPSSWKQGTYQVYQWDLQALPGYETDDATPHPRDVIPWVDFTTLTNWEPIAKFYRQDLEPPSKIPVQIQKLSEDLTRESDSTEDKIYSLYKYASDDVRYGRHPNELALEKTREVGSMLEDMRGDCKDKSSLLVSLLRHQGIEAEVAVLLTRANGTIPFLPGARFDHAIVCVTDEQGVRLWLDPAGGPMTFKDLPYNDQGMQALLLNLPAGELATIPCGGPESHQVHRQCEGKLSEDCSYEFGTNVSTTGDTAMEFRLRYINRNEEYQSLTLERELASSLTGARIDAPLFHNLTDLSQPVTYSCKMTLDQWARKIEDIILFRVPWIGAMHTVALVNVQKRNSALQAPWPIRFSDQHRIELPPGYHGYGLPYEQRFECEWGRYETSIYEEDSHLICHRQVDHLGGIVREEQYLDFKQYWEQCTRADALDVVLMKKPY
- a CDS encoding sugar phosphate isomerase/epimerase family protein: MKFAICQEMFVDWEWEKQCDLIAEIGYTGIELAPFAFADHPSKITQEERASLKKTAEDRGLQIFGLHWLLAKTEGLHLTTADSEVRKNTAAYLVELGNLCADLGGDLMVFGSPFQRNIEEGMSREQAYQNAAEVFRNCLPAIGERGVRICMEPLTTKETDFVNTCAEAIELIDMVGADNFVLHQDVKAMAGAETESIPELIHKYASRTGHFHVNDTNLLGPGMGETDYHPIFKALKETKYSGWISVEVFDYKPGSEHIARESFRYMKEVWESV
- a CDS encoding EamA family transporter gives rise to the protein MNHFFILGTIFFTVYGQLILKWRISRYGELPDSLSDRIQFLFRLLLDGYILSGFIAAFIASLFWMAAMTKFQLSYAYPFMSLAFVLVMFLSAFFFNEPVTLAKTLGLTLIVAGIIIGSQGVTSDKTDTPSSSLSAKD
- a CDS encoding ATP-grasp domain-containing protein, translating into MPVKKRLLIAGGGYAEIPLILAAKRLGFHVITSGNRADDLGHRHADEIHLEDFSNKNAMLQLARSLEIDAICASCNDFSALTAAYIAEQMQLPGHDPYETAVLIHHKDRYREFAQENQIPTPRAAGFESVQQALDQLDLFLFPVMIKPVDLTGGKGITKLERIDDARTVLEQAFQISRAKRIVIEEFVEGSRHGFSSFLRDGRVVFCFQDNEHYFQNPYLVSAASTPAIVPATTAATLCQQAEHIASLLNLKTGIFHIQYILHQGEPVIIEICRRAPGDLYIQFVQHATGINYPEFIIRAATGLDCGGINQKEPTGYFTRHCIMPSRNGLIDDVIYAPEIREQIIDQMLWWERGQQIDQFLVQKQGIVFLQFESLQEMLTRTEVLPELIRVEMK
- a CDS encoding FkbM family methyltransferase; translation: MSIELRLDSYPDDPEKIAFCTDFLEGKSPRYLLGRNQWAQSISRHLNVAGFIDEYCHESEFLGKPVLSLDEVPDNGIVVSTVVGILPLTVALKLSERNIRHIDYFAFRRYSGLTLEPVLFWDEFITDYSRHQEKYEEVYCCLKDQQSRTIYENLINFRLSGDLSYMDGFEDRQHQQYFEDFLNLKNQGEVFLDVGCFDGLTSLEFIKRCPEYAGIHIFEPEPGNLKVVRKNLADYPRIVFHDCGLSDHSQTLRFSADGSSSRVSDQGELQIQVERLDDVIKGPGSFIKMDIEGAEIEALRGARHTILEHHPKLAICVYHRADDFWKIPETVFSIRDDYDLYLRHYTEGVTETVMFFIPAGN
- a CDS encoding Gfo/Idh/MocA family protein translates to MNKPFKLGFIGGGINSAVGTTHFIAAQMDDRFRVKAGCFSRNPEINRQTAERWGVSPERNYATFAELLEQEQGRLDAIVVLTPTPDHVEPVVQAFRGGYAVICEKSLASNIEDALVIRQAQQQHGNFLAVTYNYTGYPMLRELKYQIDEGLLGAIQQIHIEMPQEGYARLNRDGEPMVPQEWRLHDAELPTLSLDLGGHVHNIIDFLSGKNPQKLVALQSSQGRFSQVIDNLLCVAEYTGGLTCNIWYSKCALGYRNGLRVRVFGERGAAEWLQMEPEYLICHDHKGHKTILDRASVDTGIAHLARYNRFKSGHPAGFLEAFGNLYWDIADSLQQFQQTGTQQNMEYVFETGHALEGLVMFDAMSRSSESNQWVSVIVPEK